One window from the genome of Aliidongia dinghuensis encodes:
- a CDS encoding FAD/NAD(P)-binding protein produces MTAIAIIGAGFSGTLLALHLLRRTPASVRVVLIERHNRFAQGPAYATGNPSHLLNVPAGRMSAFHDRPSDFLEWLARQPDAASDVGPASFVPRRQFGVYIRQLLHEELKRPGAADRLELVRGDVAAVEAEPHGPLSLCIGAERRIAADLAVLAIGNFPPEPPVIADPAFFDTPFYQPDPWAGDTLNSLDPDAPVLLIGTGLTMVDTVISLEDAGHRGPIHALSRRGLTPRCHAAGAIAPRRPGAAIPDRLTDSLRMLRAEARRAQREGSSWQAVLDELRPFGRDLWQALPPQDRSRFLRHLRPWWDVHRHRLAPAVSQRIEAARARGQLMIHAGRIESITAGSERATLVYRPRGADERRTLDIARVVNCAGPACDFDRIPHPLVRRLLKDGFVRPDPHRLGLDVTPSGALKDRSGAISRQLFAVGPVTRGAFWEMTAVPDIRRQCELLAAQLAMLA; encoded by the coding sequence ATGACCGCCATCGCGATCATTGGCGCCGGATTCAGTGGCACCTTGCTGGCGCTTCATCTGTTGCGCCGGACGCCCGCCAGCGTGCGGGTCGTGCTGATCGAGCGGCACAACCGCTTCGCCCAGGGGCCGGCCTATGCGACCGGCAATCCGAGCCATCTCCTGAACGTGCCGGCCGGGCGCATGAGCGCCTTCCACGACCGGCCGTCGGATTTCCTCGAATGGCTGGCGCGCCAGCCGGACGCAGCATCCGACGTCGGTCCGGCGAGCTTCGTGCCACGCCGGCAATTCGGCGTCTATATCCGCCAGCTGCTGCACGAGGAGCTGAAGCGCCCAGGGGCGGCCGACCGGCTGGAGCTGGTGCGCGGCGACGTGGCAGCGGTCGAGGCGGAACCGCACGGGCCGCTCTCGCTCTGCATCGGCGCCGAGCGGCGCATCGCCGCCGACCTGGCCGTGCTCGCCATCGGCAATTTCCCGCCGGAGCCGCCGGTGATCGCCGATCCGGCCTTCTTCGACACGCCGTTCTACCAGCCCGACCCCTGGGCTGGCGACACGCTGAACAGCCTCGACCCGGATGCCCCCGTGCTGCTGATCGGCACCGGCCTCACCATGGTCGACACCGTGATCTCGCTCGAGGACGCCGGCCATCGTGGGCCGATCCACGCCCTGTCGCGCCGGGGCCTGACGCCGCGCTGCCATGCCGCGGGCGCCATCGCGCCGCGCCGGCCGGGGGCGGCGATCCCCGACCGTCTCACCGACAGCCTGCGCATGCTGCGTGCCGAGGCCCGGCGCGCCCAGCGCGAGGGCAGCAGCTGGCAGGCTGTTCTCGACGAGCTCCGGCCGTTCGGGCGCGATCTGTGGCAGGCGCTGCCGCCGCAAGACCGGTCGCGCTTCCTGCGCCATCTCCGGCCCTGGTGGGACGTGCATCGCCATCGCCTGGCACCGGCCGTCTCGCAGCGAATCGAGGCCGCGCGCGCCCGCGGCCAGCTCATGATCCATGCCGGCCGGATCGAAAGCATCACCGCCGGCAGCGAGCGGGCGACGCTCGTCTATCGGCCGCGCGGCGCCGACGAACGGCGCACGCTCGACATCGCCCGTGTGGTGAATTGCGCCGGGCCGGCCTGCGATTTCGACCGGATCCCGCATCCGCTGGTCCGCCGCCTGCTCAAAGACGGGTTCGTCCGGCCCGACCCGCACCGGCTCGGCCTCGATGTGACACCATCGGGCGCGCTCAAGGACCGCTCCGGCGCCATCTCGCGCCAGCTGTTCGCGGTCGGTCCGGTAACGCGCGGTGCCTTCTGGGAAATGACCGCCGTGCCGGACATCCGGCGGCAATGCGAGCTGCTGGCAGCTCAGCTTGCCATGCTGGCGTAA
- the upp gene encoding uracil phosphoribosyltransferase, which yields MTAAFPSLQLVDHPLIQHKLSLMRDKTTPTIQFRQLLKEIALLMGYELTRDLPLTTERIETPLVAMDAPRIHGKKVAIVSILRAGLTMAEGLHELMPSARTGHIGLYRDHDTKMPVEYLVKLPEPEGRLFIIVDPMLATGNSAIHAVDVLNKRGVDDARIRFLALVIAPEGMTKFADAHPGVRVFGAALDQCLNENAYIVPGLGDAGDRLFGTK from the coding sequence GTGACCGCCGCCTTCCCCTCGCTTCAGCTCGTGGACCATCCGCTCATCCAGCACAAGCTGAGCCTGATGCGCGACAAGACCACGCCGACCATCCAGTTCCGTCAGCTCCTCAAAGAGATCGCGCTCTTGATGGGCTACGAGCTGACGCGCGACCTGCCGCTGACGACGGAGCGGATCGAGACACCGCTCGTCGCCATGGACGCGCCGCGCATCCACGGCAAGAAAGTGGCGATCGTCTCGATCCTGCGCGCCGGGCTCACCATGGCCGAGGGCCTGCACGAGCTGATGCCGTCGGCGCGCACCGGGCATATCGGGCTCTATCGCGATCACGATACCAAAATGCCGGTCGAATATCTGGTGAAGCTGCCGGAGCCGGAAGGGCGCCTCTTCATCATCGTCGACCCGATGCTGGCGACCGGCAATTCGGCGATCCATGCGGTCGACGTGCTCAACAAACGTGGCGTCGATGACGCGCGCATCCGTTTCCTGGCCTTGGTGATAGCACCCGAGGGCATGACGAAATTCGCCGACGCTCACCCGGGCGTGCGGGTGTTCGGTGCGGCCCTCGATCAGTGCTTGAACGAGAACGCCTATATCGTGCCTGGCCTGGGTGATGCCGGGGATCGGCTGTTCGGCACGAAGTGA
- a CDS encoding autotransporter assembly complex protein TamA, with amino-acid sequence MIRPSARPRRRLSWCLSRAGFLVLLMSSTVARAEPVAYETKITGIEDSALQSDLEASSQLVKLQESKPPETIGALTRRARDDTDRLTAVIEAAGYYEPHIDPVIDDKATPVQVELKVTPGPRYTLAKVALTTAGGAAPPDIGPFDPATVGLTVGGPAVSSPIVDADAKIARLYQVKGYPFARVTDKHVVVDIATKTMEVTIVLDPGAPARFGAVKVDGLTRLRERWIRRRITWTAGEPYDQAKVDATRQALVGSGLFGMVNVMPDGPVAPDGSVPMQVRIIERAPRSVGVGASYNTTQGISANVSWEHRDLFGGAESLKVTATGGTTDNGLNTTFRRPDLWRTDQDLVASIAFENQNVDAFRSIDQKAQLGLERRFDPTLTGGASILAEHARVDEKVDTRVYTLVGLPLFVKKNASDDLLNPTSGYRAALETTPYLRAIGSNLSFLQSKLTGSWYDGLDPKGTYVLALQATLGATVGTSLAEIPKDHRFYAGGGGSVRGFGYQKGGPLDKFDNPIGGRSLAVVSAELRTKVTDTIGVVPFLDAGSDYASQFPDFKGRVALGAGIGLRYFTAVGPVRLDLATPLNPRGNVDSPIQIYVSLGQAF; translated from the coding sequence ATGATCCGCCCCTCCGCCCGCCCGCGCCGGCGCCTGTCCTGGTGCCTCAGTCGGGCCGGCTTCCTCGTCTTGCTCATGTCTTCGACAGTCGCCCGGGCGGAGCCGGTCGCCTATGAGACCAAGATCACGGGCATCGAGGACAGCGCGCTGCAGTCCGACCTGGAGGCGAGCTCCCAGCTCGTCAAGCTGCAGGAGTCGAAGCCGCCGGAGACGATCGGCGCGCTTACCCGGCGCGCGCGCGACGACACCGACCGGCTGACCGCGGTGATCGAGGCCGCCGGCTATTACGAGCCCCATATCGACCCGGTGATCGACGACAAGGCGACGCCGGTCCAGGTTGAGCTCAAGGTCACGCCCGGCCCGCGCTATACGCTTGCCAAGGTCGCGCTCACGACCGCGGGCGGCGCTGCCCCGCCGGACATCGGCCCGTTCGATCCGGCCACGGTCGGGCTCACGGTCGGCGGGCCGGCCGTCTCGAGCCCGATCGTCGACGCCGATGCGAAGATCGCCCGGCTCTACCAGGTGAAGGGCTATCCCTTCGCCAGGGTCACCGACAAGCATGTCGTGGTCGACATCGCCACCAAGACCATGGAGGTGACGATCGTGCTCGACCCGGGGGCGCCGGCACGGTTCGGGGCCGTCAAGGTCGACGGGCTCACGCGCCTGCGCGAGCGCTGGATCCGGCGCCGCATTACCTGGACCGCGGGCGAGCCCTATGATCAGGCCAAGGTCGACGCGACGCGCCAGGCGCTGGTCGGCAGCGGGCTCTTCGGCATGGTGAACGTCATGCCGGACGGTCCGGTGGCACCCGACGGCTCCGTCCCCATGCAGGTGCGCATCATCGAGCGCGCGCCCCGCTCGGTCGGCGTCGGTGCCAGCTACAATACGACCCAGGGCATTTCGGCCAATGTTTCCTGGGAGCATCGCGACCTGTTCGGCGGCGCCGAGAGCCTGAAGGTCACCGCGACCGGCGGCACGACCGACAATGGCTTGAACACCACGTTCCGCCGGCCCGACCTGTGGCGCACCGACCAGGACCTGGTCGCCTCGATCGCGTTCGAGAATCAGAATGTCGACGCCTTCCGCTCGATCGACCAGAAGGCGCAGCTGGGGCTCGAGCGGCGTTTCGATCCGACGCTCACCGGTGGTGCCTCGATCCTGGCCGAGCATGCGCGCGTCGACGAGAAGGTCGACACGCGCGTCTACACGCTGGTGGGATTGCCGCTGTTCGTGAAGAAGAACGCGAGCGACGATCTCCTGAACCCGACCTCGGGCTATCGCGCGGCACTGGAGACGACCCCCTATCTGCGCGCGATCGGCTCGAACCTGAGTTTCCTGCAGTCGAAGCTGACCGGCAGCTGGTACGACGGGCTCGACCCCAAGGGCACCTACGTTCTGGCACTGCAGGCGACGCTCGGCGCCACCGTCGGCACCTCGCTCGCCGAGATTCCCAAGGACCATCGCTTCTATGCGGGTGGCGGCGGCTCGGTGCGCGGTTTCGGCTATCAGAAGGGCGGCCCGCTCGACAAATTCGACAACCCGATCGGCGGCCGCTCGCTCGCTGTCGTGAGCGCCGAGCTCCGCACCAAGGTCACCGACACGATCGGCGTGGTGCCGTTCCTCGATGCCGGTTCCGACTACGCGAGCCAATTCCCCGACTTCAAGGGCCGCGTGGCCTTGGGCGCCGGCATCGGGCTCCGCTATTTCACGGCGGTCGGCCCCGTCCGCCTCGATCTTGCCACCCCCTTGAACCCGCGCGGCAATGTCGACTCGCCGATCCAGATCTATGTCAGCCTCGGACAGGCGTTCTAG